CAATCAGACCGATCCGCTGATTGTCAATTTCTTTTCGTGAGCGGAGGTAATCGACTGCAGCTTCGACGTCGCGAGCAAGGTCGGTAGTCCTCGCCTCGTTGAAATTGCCCGTAGAAGCGCCTACGCCCCTGTCGTCGTAGCGGAGGACAGCTATTCCGAGCCGCGTAAGGGCATCAGCCCAGACCAGGAAAGGTCGATGGTTCATAATGGGCTCATCCCTGCTCTGCGGACCACTACCGGTAATCATAACGACGGCCCTGTGCGGACCCGGCGTGGTAGGCATCGTGAGTGTCCCGGCCAAAGTGTCTCCATCGGTTGAATTGACAAAGCGAACCTCTTCGACCTGGTACGGATACGGCGGTTTAGGCTCCTGAGGGTGGAGCGCCGATCGATCTTCCTCGGCGGAAGGCGTAAGAACAAGCGGAGAGGATGCTCCGCCCTGAATGAATTGGCCTCGGAGACTATTGTCCTCAAGTGTCGCCTCATAGCGAGCGCCAATGGAGGAGATGATGACCTTCAAATGGGGCGCGGAGTAGACGACCGAATCGCAGGGGATATCATAGGCTCCCTGATCGGGACTATCCATGAAGGCCGATAGCTTACCGCCTTCGACTTCTTGTATACGAAGAACAAGCGTGAGCTGTCCCCCGGAGACTTGCAACTTGCCGACCCATCGGCCGGTCACGCTTTGTGCAGCGGCTGTGCAGGTCATGCATAGCGCGATGATACATACGTAGAGATATTTTGCCATGATGTATAACAATTAATAAGTGATCGCTGATAGAATGGGATTGCCGATCGATCCTCCGGCGTCCCTTCGTTAGGAAAATGGGATTACTAATCGAATCTCCGGCCCCCCTTCATCCGTTAGGGTAGGGGCGTATGGCATACGCCCCACAAATATTCCCTAAAGAGGATGAATGAAGAATGAACCTCCGGAATCCCTTCGTTAGGAAAATGGGATTACCAATCGATCCTCTGGCATCCATTCGTCCGTCAGGGTAGGGGCGTATGGCATACTCCCCGCAACTATCCTCTAAAGAGAATGAATGAAGAATGAACCTCCGGCATCCCTTCGTTAGGAAAATGGTATTACCAATCGATCCTCCGGTATCCATTCATCCGTCAAGGTAGGGGCGTATTGCATACGCCCTCCAAGCACCCCCGGATGGGGATGAAAGACCGCAGCTTTAGGCGGGATTTTTCCAACGCTCGCGCCGGTATCTATTATATACGCTCGCCAAATATCCCCAAATAGAAATGAATAACGAAAGAATCTCCGGCTGCCCTTCATCTAATGAATGGGAAACGCGCGGCAAATACCGACGGCCCTTCATCTAATGAATGGGGAACGCGCAGTAAACCCCGATTGCCCTTCCAATGGCGCCGGGGAATACCCATAAGAACGCCTGATGGCTATCCCCCGTGCTCCGCGATAGGTCTCACTCTTCCGGAAGATGAATCTCGGGGCCTCCGCCACTGCCCGCACCACCTCCTGTGCCGCCGCCCGGACTGCCCGGGGTAGGCTTTTTGCCATCGTCAGGCTTTTTGCCTTCACCCTCACCACCGGGTTTCTTAGGCCCATTCTCAGGCAAACGGATGTCGGGATCGCTCTCCTTTCTCTTTTTCTTGGGTTCCTTAGGCTGCTTCGGAGCCTTCGGATCTTTCGGTTTCTTTTTCCGGTCGGCCGATGCTTTCTTCTGGGCTAAGCTGCGGCGATACGATGTCTTCGTGTACTGGAGCGCCTTGTTGATGCGGTCAATCAATTCGCCAATGGCTTTGCGGTCATCATCTGATGTGGTCGATAGGTAAGCGGCTTCGATATGCCGAAAGACTTCGTTTGCCGTTTCATCGTTCCTCGTGCGAAGGACAGAGCCCTTTGTGACGCCAATCGACGCCTCCGACTTTAAGCGCTCATCTCTTAATGTGATGAACTCCGAGTTGATGGTGCGAAGCATCTGAACCAGTGGCGCCATTCCAATAGTGGCCAGATCTGCCGCCGCGTCCGTCTTTTCCAAATCAATGAGCAAGCCGGATATGTGTCCGGTGGCATCATTCATATTCTCGTTCTGCAAACCTTTGTACGCATCTGTTGCGATACGCAATCGATGACCGGCCGTGCTACGCGCCTCGATCGGAGACTTCGATGCCAGGCGGATCTCCTGAAACAAAAGCGAAATGATTTCACTACGCTTCTTATTCTTCTCAGACAAATACTTGGTTACTTTGGAAGCCGTCGGCTCTCGAACTGACTCCTTCTCGAGATCGATGTCCGACTTCCACTTCGGGATGTCTGTCGCATCCAAAAGGATTTTCTCTGCGCCGAAAGGATGGACAAGGTCATAGATTTGCTGTTGCAAATCGACGTGCATACCCAAAGGGTACTGGCTGGTTATGCCAACAATGATCTTTGATTTTCTCATGTCTTACAATCTTTGATTAGTGAATGAAGAGGTCTAACTGGATGAATATATGTGTTACAAATGTGTTGCGCTGATGAGCGATGCTATAGAATAGGTAAGTGTATTTTCAATGCCTGACTCTATGGAGTCGCAAATATAAACAGGTATTTGGAACTTCCTCATGCCCCGGATCGCTCACACAATTTTTTGCGGGCAACCTCGGAGCCTTCGGCGCTGCAAATGTAAACAACTCTTGGTTATCACCTCGCCTCATAGTATCTAAATCGAAATTTTTTTCTGGCTTCATCCGTATCGGGCGATAGGCCTAAGAAACACCTGTGGAGCTTCGCGGAGTACCGCTGAAGCGAGTCCGTACCTACTTCTGCGAATCACCCAGCCTCGGTGAATGGGTAAAGCAACCCCTGTTCCCTATCATCGGAAGTAGATGCAGCCAAAAATGGCTTCTGATCAGTCTTCTGAGGGCATTTGAGCATGCTTATCGAAAATCATTTTTGCCTTCACCGACACTCAGTGAAGCAAAATCGAGATTCATTTTGGGCTTTCGGAGTGTCCGGGAAGCAAAATCGAGATTCATTTTGGGCTTTCGGAGTGTCCGGGAAGCAAAATCGAGATTCATTTTTGGCTTCCTGAGTGCCCGGAGAGCCAAATCGTAATTCATTTTTCGCTTCACTGAGTCTCCGGGAAGCCAAAATGAATCTCGATTTTGCTTCACTGAGTACCCAGGAAGCCAAATTGCAATTCATTTTTGCCTCGCCAAGTACCCGGAGATCAAAATCGGGATTCATTTTTGGCTTCGCATAGTGTCCGTGGATCAAAAACGAGATTCATTTTCGGCTTCATGGAGTGTCCGGGAATCAAAAACGAGATTCGTTTTCGGCTTCATGGAGTGGCCGAGGATTGAAATCTGGATTTGTTTTTCGCTTCATAGAATAGCCGAGAATCAGAATCGATATTTGTTTTCAGCTTCGTGGAAAGACAGGGAATCAGAATCAAGATTTGTCTCCGGATTCATCGGGTATTGGCGAAGGGAAATAAGGATCTGTGGAGGCTATGACTGATGTCCTACGTAGCTAAACAAGAAGTGCGGGCGTGATACCCCTAAGCATAGAGATAGATGAAAGGAGTTCAGACGGATAACTGCCGAATGCGGACAATAGTATGAACTACATGCGGAGGTCAAGTGGCGAGAAAAAGAAAATCCCACCAGACGTCAGGGTGATCTACCCCAATCGTCCGGCAGGACTGTTCAGAAATAGCTTTCGTCGTTTCTGTTTACTCGTCCTTAGTCCGCCCGCGGATGTTACGGATAGCGGCCTCGATCATCGTATCCTTACCGCAATCCATGTCGGCCTTCGTCATATCCACGCGAATATCCGGATCGATTCCGCTCTCTATGCTCCGTTTGTCAGCGTCAAGCAACGGCGACGCCGAAAAGCGAACCTGCCACCCGTTCGGTAGCTCCGAGCTAAACGGCATGCCTCCCCCGCCGCCCGTGCGATCGCCAAGAATAACGACGCGATCGATTCGCCGCATGACGTTGATAAAGTCATTCGTTGCGCTGTAGCTATGTCGGTTAGTCAGGACAACCGTCGGCCGACGCCAGCGCGTATGCGTCGAGGGTCGGAGGTCGACGGGATAAGGTTCGGAGAAGTCGGAATGACCCGGGCCAGTCTTGTGCACAATGTATCCCGTCCTTATCGGCTCACTCAGGAATCGTGACGCGATACGCTCGACGTTAGTCAATGCGCCCCCGCCATTGCCACGCACATCGATGATCAGCCCTCGGCAAGTGCGGAAGAAATAGAAAATCTCATCCAAATTTGTTTCGCTGACTGCGGATGAAAAGCTACCGTAATAGATGTAGCCTATCTCCGTGCCCGGCAGCTTGACGTAACGCATGCCGCCGGCTATCCCATAGCGCGTGCCTAAGTAATTTCGCTGGATGTCGGCATTGAAATTGCGCGGATAGTCCTCAAACCACGCCCAGTAGCGAGCCGTATTGAACGGAGATACAAGATTCGTGTGACCGTCTTTCAACTCCGCCAACATATCGGAAAGCAAATCGAAGAGCTCATAGCGACTCATCGTATCCGAGAGTTGCCGTTCGTACTTTCTGCGGACAACCTCCCAGTCGACGCCCTTCTCCTCAAAGAAACAATAATGCTCGTCGATGATGTGCCAGAGCGCTTCAAAGTTCTCGCGAGGGCTTGCGCTGTAACGGTCCGCTTTGTCGCAGCCCGGCAAAAGCAGAATCAAAAAGATCAGGAAATAGGGAACACGTATTTTCATAAGCAATCAATGAGTAACAGCGAATAGCCGCCTACCCTCCGGAACGCAATCACTGACACACCCCGATAGACAAACGACCCTAATTCGCTTTTCGTTTTTCATTTTCGGGTCAATGATACGCACTTTTATAAGCAATCAATGAGTAACAGTGAATGGTTTCCGATCCTTCGGAGCGCAATCGCTAGCACTATACGATAGATAAACGGCAATGATTCGCCTTTCATTTTTCATTTTCGGGTCAACAATATGTGCTTTCATAAATATTCAATGAGTAATGGCGAATAGCCGCCGACACTTCGAGTGCAAATGCAGGCACTCACCGATAGATAAATGGAGATGATTTGCCTTTAGTTTTTCATTTTCGGATCAGCAATACGTACTTCCATAGGTGTTTAATGAATGACGGCGAATAGCCGCCGATACTTCGAGGTGCAATTGCTGATACTCTACGATAGGCAAACGGAAATAATCCGCCTTTAGTCCTTCGTTATCGGGTTAGCGATACGTGCTTTCATAGGTGTTCAATGAATGACGGCGAATAGCTGCCGATCCTTCGGATCGTAATCGCCAGCACTTCAGGATAGGAAAACGGGAACGATGCGCTTTTACTCCTTCGCTTTTAGATCAGCGACACGTAACTACACAAGCATTCAATGAGAGACAGCGAATAGCCGCCAACCATCCGGAGTGCAATCGCCAGTACTTCACGATAGACGAACGGAAATGATTCGCCTTTCGTTTTTCATTTTCGGGTCAGCAATACGTGCTTTCATAGGTATTCAATGAGAGACAGCGAATAGCCGTCGATCCTTCGGAGCGCAATCGCCAGCACTTCACGATAGGCAAACGGCAATGATTCGCTTTTAGTCCTTCGTTATCGGGTTAGCGATACGTGCTTTCAAAAGCATTCAATGAGAGACAGCGAATAGCCGACGACCATTCGGAGTGCAATCGCTGGCACTCTCTGATAGGAAAACAGGAATGATCCGCCTTTAGTCCTTCGTTATCGAGTTAGCGATACGTGCTTTCATAGGTGTTCAATGAATGACGGCGAATAGCTGCCGACACTTCGGAATACAATCGCTGGCACTCTCTGATAGGAAAACAGGAATGATTCGCCATTAGTCTTTTATTTTCGGATCAGTAATATGCACTCCGGAAGGCCTTGTTATGGCGCACGCGCTTGCCGGAAAAGGGTATGAATTCCTTGGCCACACCGAGGAGGATACTGCTACCGAAATAATGCGTGCGAATGCCGTTGGTGTGCGATTGGTAAACGTCGGCCTCATACCCAATCCGCATGGTCCATGGACCCACGGGCACATCGGCGGTGAGCAGGCTCCGCAAGGCGAACCTATTGTGCAGCGATCCCAATCGGACTATACCGGCACGATGGCCAAGAGTAAAGATCTCGTAGTACGATTGCCCGTAGTGCGGGGAGAAGAAGACACCAACGAGTGGGAGGTTGGCCTGCCAGCGGACAGTCACCGGATAGCGCCGGCGACCCAAGTCGAAACCGTAGAGGATAGCCGCAGAGAGCCCCAGATCGCCTTCCACGTGCAGCACCGCAGGGTTATTGCCGCCCTGCGAGCGATAGGCCGTGCCCAAGAGATAGCGCCCCGTACCGCCGACGAGCAATCGCAGACCGTCCACACTGGTCTCCAGACGTCGGTGCAGGCTGTAGCTGTAGTCAATGAAGGCCGCGTAACCACTCGATGTGCCTGCTGGATTGCGGATCGAAGCGAGATCGATGCGAAAGGTGCGTTGCCGCGACCAACGGTCATTGATGATCCGCATACGTTCGTTGATAACGCCGATGCCCAGGCCATCATAACCGACGTCGGAGAGGTATGTGTTCTTAACGTAGCGACTGCCCAGGCTGACCATCGTGCCTTCATTCACCGACCGCGGTGCTTGAACGACGCTATCCGTCTGTGCACGCAGGGTGAGAGGAAGGAGAATGAAGAGAGTGAGCAGAAAGAGGAAGCTGCGGATCATGGCTTATTCCTCAAACAGCGACATCTGCCCATCCTCATCCTCTTCCGACGGCACATCGGTAGCGGATGGCTCTCCGTCGGATGAGGGTGATGGGGCGTGGCGCGTCGGTTCCAGTTCGTCAACCGAGGCGACGGTGAATGTCGTCACCCGTTTGCCGCGCGCTTTGACGCTCTTCACGCCCACAAACTCCGCCGCCTCGATGGTCAAGGGATCGCGATAGCTGTCGTGTCCGCCAAAGGTCACCTCGATGCGCGGATAAGCCTCGTCGGTCAGCAGGAAGAGGCGGTGACGAGGGTTGTCGCCCATCAGGTTCTGCCGCTTCTCGGAGTCTTCGGACGGGAAGCGCTTGAGATAGACATAGCCCTGATCGGCGTCGAAGTAGACGGCCGTCCATGTTTTGCGCGCGTCGTAACGCTCGATGAGCAGGATGTTCTCTTCGTAATGGTTGCTCAGGTCGAAGCCCGTGGTGTAGAACTCGCCCGTCTGCAACACGACGAGGATGCGGTCGTCGCTGCGGAACTCGCCGAGGGCTTCGCCGCGGCCGTCGTAGTTCAGGCGGAGCACGTCGCGGTCGAACCACACCTCGCGCCCGCCGAGCGTCGACGAACCACGCTGCTTGAGCGAGATCTTGTGGATCTCTGCCCGGGTGAGGATGTTGCCGAGCGAGGTGCGACCCTTGATCAATATCTCGCTGAAGTCTTTCTCGAAGACGAGCGTCTTCTGCCGTAGCTTCGGCTTGAGGATCACCTTCACTGTCTCTGCCTCACCGTTTGGATTGGCGCTGAAATAAAGGATGCGTGAGCCTTCTGTGCCACGCGTCACGTTGTATTCCTTGTCGCGCGTCGAGCCGGTGACGGCGAACCGCTTGATGTAGTTGCAGCCTGCGCGGCCGTCGCGATAGATCACGTTGTAGATCGTCCGTGTGTCGTTGCGGTTGAAGACGTTGACGTAGATCACGTCTTGCCCGACGAAGATCTTTTCGCTCACTCGCATCACTTTGTACACGCCGCTGCGATAGAAGAGGATGATGTCGTCAATGTCCGAGCAATTGCAGACGAACTCGGCCTTCTTTAGCCCTGTGCCCACGAAACCCTCCTCGCGGTCGATGTAGAGCTTTTCGTTGGCCTCGGCCACCTTGGTGGCTTCCACGCGGTCGAAGCTGCGGATCTCCGTGCGCCGCGGCTTGTCGGCGCCGTACTTCTTCTTCAGCCCCTCGAACCACGTCACGGCGTAATCCGTGAGGTGCGACAGGTGATGCTCCACGCGCTCGATCTCGGTCTTCAGCCGCGCGATCTGCTCGTCGTTGCGGTCGGCGTTGAACTTTAGGATGCGCCCCATTTTGATCTCCATCAGCTTCAGGATGTCCTCCCGGGTGACCTCCCGGATGAGCCGCGGTTTGAACGGCTCCAGCCGGCGGTCAATGTGCACCACGGCCGCGTCCATGTCCGGCGCCTGTTCGAACTCCTTATCCTTATAGATCCGCTCCTCGATGAAGATCCGCTCGAGCGAGGCGTAGAAGAGTTCCTCGCGCAGCTCGCTGCGTTCGATCTCCAGCTCCGTGCGCAGCAGCCCGAGCGTCTGTTCGGTGGAGTGTCGCAAGACCTCGCTGACCGACATGAATCGCGGCTTGTTGTCCTCGATCACGCAGCAATTCATGTACACGCTCTTCTCGCAGTCGGTGAAGGCGTAGAGCGCGTCGATTGTCTTGTCCGACGATACGCCCGGGGCCAGATGGATCAGGATCTCCACCTCGCGCGCCGTGTTGTCGTCCACCTTGCGGATCTTGATTTTCCCCTTCTCGTTGGCCTTGATGATGGAGTCGATCAGGGTGCCCGTCGTGTAGCCATAGGGGATCTCGGTGATGGCCAGCGTGCGGTTATCCACCTTCGTGATCCGCGCCCGAACCTTCACCATGCCGCCGCGGTTGCCGTCGTTGTACTTCGCCACGTCCACCAAACCGCCCGTCTGAAAGTCGGGGTAGAGCGTGAACTCCTCGCCGCGCAGACAGGCCACGGAGGCGTCGATCAGCTCGTTGAAATTGTGCGGCAGGATCTTCGACGACAGTCCCACGGCGATGCCCTCCGCCCCTTGCGCCAGCAGCAGGGGGAACTTGATCGGTAGGCTGACCGGCTCGCGGTTGCGCCCGTCGTACGACTGCTTCCAGACGGTCGTCTTGGGGTTAAACACCGTCTCGAGCGCGAACCGCGAGAGGCGCGCCTCGATGTATCGCGGTGCCGCCGCGCTGTCGCCCGTGAGGATGTTGCCCCAGTTACCCTGGCAGTCGATCAGCAGATCCTTCTGCCCGAGCTGCACCAGCGCGTCGCCGATCGAGGCGTCGCCGTGCGGGTGAAACTGCATCGTCTGGCCCACCACGTTGGCCACCTTATTATATCGTCCGTCGTCGATCCGCCGCATGGCGTGCAGGATGCGCCGCTGCACTGGCTTCAGCCCGTCGTTGATGTGTGGCACGGCCCGCTCCAGGATCACGTACGAGGCATAATCCAAGAACCAGCTCTGATACATGCCCGGCAGATGGCGCACGCTGTCCGCACCGATCGCCCCCCCAGGCACCACATAGCCTCCGCCCGTGCCCTCGGTCGTGTTCGCCTCCATCGCCTCGTCCGGCAGCCTTTCCTCTTCGCGTTCGTCTTCTTCTTTCATATTGATGGGGATTCTATCTGTCTAACCTACGCGCCGTTTCCATCGGCGGCGGGCAAAAGTAGGCGAATTTGCCCACCCCTTTGGCGCGAAATGGCGGCCATCCGCGTCGGGGCGGAAATACTGCGCAAATCCGTCTGCCGCTCCCGGTTTACCCTCGAAAGTCTCCAACGACGCGATGCCCCCAATCCGTAAAACCCTCATCGTGCCGAACGACGCGACGGTCTCAACCCATAAAACTCCCGCCGTGCTGAATGATGTGATGGTCTCAATTCATAAAAGCCCCATTATGCCGAACGAGGGCATGGCCTTGTGTCTGTTGGTTTTTGGCGAGCGACTTTTTATATCTGTGGAAAATATCTCGATAATAAAATGGTGACCATTTATAAGTAGAGAGATTTTGTTGAGAATAAATCGTCCACTTTTTTATTCCCGATAAAGTCGATTGCCTATAAAAAAGTCACTCGCTTATTCCTGATAAAGTCTATTGGGTATAAACGGGTGACTTTTTATTTCCGATGGAGACTTGCTCACAATAAAAAAGTCGCTGTTTTATTTCTGAGAGAGTTTGTTCAGTAATAAAAAGTGACCCGCTAAAAACCGAAGCAACCGAGACCATGCCCTCGTTCGACATGATGGGGCCTTCATGTACCGAGACCATGCCCTCGTGCGGCATGATGGGGTCTTCATGCACCGAGACCATGCCCTCGTGCGACATGATGGGGCCTTCACACACCCGGACCATGCCTTCGTGCGACATGATAAACCCTTCACGCACCGAGACCGTGCCTTCGTGCGACATGATGGGGCTTTCACGCACCCGGACCATGCCTTCGCGCGACATGATGGGGTCTTCACACACCCGAGCCGTGGCGTCGTTCGGCACGATGAAACCTTCACGAATCCAGCCCGTAGGGTCGTTGGACAGAATGAGGAATTTGCGAATCGGCGCGGTCGTGTCGCGGGGCATGACAGGGGCGGATGAATTTGAGCGGTATAGCTGCATTCAGGAATTGAAACTGCTGCTTACATTTGCCGCCGTATTGCAAACTCGATATAGCAATTGGGTTTATTATGAAGAAATTTATTCAGCATCGTGGTATTGTAAGACATACCGGAGGAGGCCGTATTGTGGTCTGTATCGAACAGCAAAGCGCGTGCTCTGCGTGCCATGCCCGTTCGGCCTGCCTCGCATCGGACAAAAAGGAGAAACTCATTGAGGTGAAGGGCGAGAGCCGTCAGTTTGCTCCCGGGGAGGAGGTCATGGTCGTGGCCCAATCCTCGAGCGGCATGCAGGCCGTAGCCCTTGCGTTCGCCGTGCCCTTTGTGCTGGTGGTGGCTGCCGTATTTATCGGCGCCCGCCTGAGCGGAGGCGACGACGGCATCGGTGGACTCGCGGGGCTGGCCGTCCTGGCCGTCTATTACGCCCTGCTGTACGCCTTTCGGGAGAAGATCGGGCGACGGTTTTCATTCTCCGTCGCTAAGCTCGAAGCTGGCTCTCAGCTCGACACAGCTGCTTATTAACCGCCAAATCAATCTTACACGAAATGTATATAGCGATCATTTTATTAGGAACGGTGGGGGCCATTGCGGCGCTCATCCTATTTGCGGTATCGAAGAAATTCGAGGTGCATGAAGATCCGCGCATCGGGCAGATACAGGAAGCCCTGCCGGGCGCCAACTGCGGCGGCTGCGGATTCCCGGGCTGCGGCGGCTTTGCCAACGCGTGCTTTAAGGCTGAGGCGCTCGACGGGCTGTATTGCCCCGTGGGCGGTCAGGACGTGATGAAGAAAGTGGCCGAGATCAAGGGCGTGGCCATGGTGGCTGCGGCACCGAAGATCGCCGTGGTGCGCTGCAACGGCACCTGCGAGGCGCGTCCGCGGACGAACACCTACGACGGCGCATCGAACTGCACCATCGCCGCCTCACTCTATCGGGGCGAGACGGGCTGCTCGTTCGGCTGCTTCGGTCTGGGCGACTGCGTGGACGCCTGCGAGTTCGACGCCATCCACATCAACCCCGTGACACGCATCGCGGAGGTGGTAGAAGACAAATGCGTAGCCTGCGGGGCGTGCGTTAAGGCCTGCCCGACGAAGATCATCGAGCTGCGTAAGAAGGGGCCGAAGTCGCGTCGCATCTTCGTCTCCTGCATGAACAAGGACAAGGGCGGCGTGGCGCGTAAAGTCTGCTCGAACGCCTGCATCGGCTGTGCACGCTGCGTCAAGGAGTGCGCCTTCGAGGCCATCACGGTGACGAGCAACCTGGCTTACATCGACGACACGAAGTGCCGCCTCTGTCGCAAGTGCGTCGTGGTCTGCCCCACGAAGGCCATCCATGAACTGAACTTCCCGCCGCGTAAGGAGCCGAAGCCCGACGCACCGAAGGCCGCTGCTCCAGCCGCACTGTCGCTCGTGGAGGCCGCTCGCGCCAATACCCCGGCGGCTAAACCCGCTCTGGCTGAAACGGCTGTTGCCACTGCTGAACCAGCCGTGAAAGATTAACCCACACCCACACAACGACCTGTCTATAATGTACACTTTTAGAATAGGGGGCATTCACCCCTCAGGAAACAAGTTATCGGCCGGGCGACCGATCGAGGCGATCGCGCCCACGGCCAAGGTGGTCATACCGCTCGGGCAGCACATCGGTGCACCGGCTGAGGCGGTGGTGGCCAAAGGCGACAAGGTGAAGGTCGGGACGCTGATCGGCAAGGCCGCAGGCTTCGTTTCGGCCAACGTACACTCGTCCGTTTCGGGCACCGTGACCAAGATCGACACCATGCTCGACGCCGCTGGTCTGCCCAAGCCCGCAGTCTACATCAACGTCGAGGGCGACGAATGGGAAGAGACCATCGACCGCAGCGAGACCCTCGTCCGCGACTGCACGCTGTCCGCCAAAGAGATCATCGGAAAGATCGCTGCCGCCGGCATTGTCGGTATGGGTGGCGCCACCTTCCCCACGCAAGTCAAGCTCTCGCCTCCCCCGGGCAGCAAGGCCGAGATACTGATCGTTAACGCCGTCGAGTGCGAGCCGTATCTGACGTCGGACCACTCGCTGATGTTGGCCAAAGGCGAAGAAATCATCGTCGGGGTGAAGATCCTCATGACCGCCATCGACGTTCGCCGCGCCGTGATCGGCATTGAAAGCAACAAGCCCGACGCCATCAAGCTGATGAAGAAGTTGGCCGCCAAAGAGCAGGGCATCGAGG
The sequence above is drawn from the Tannerella serpentiformis genome and encodes:
- the rsxC gene encoding electron transport complex subunit RsxC, translating into MMYTFRIGGIHPSGNKLSAGRPIEAIAPTAKVVIPLGQHIGAPAEAVVAKGDKVKVGTLIGKAAGFVSANVHSSVSGTVTKIDTMLDAAGLPKPAVYINVEGDEWEETIDRSETLVRDCTLSAKEIIGKIAAAGIVGMGGATFPTQVKLSPPPGSKAEILIVNAVECEPYLTSDHSLMLAKGEEIIVGVKILMTAIDVRRAVIGIESNKPDAIKLMKKLAAKEQGIEVMPLKMRYPQGGEKQLIDAVIRRQVKSGALPISVGAVVQNVGTVFAVYEAVQKNKPLIERVITVTGKSVVKPSNFIARIGTPISTLIEAAGGIPEDTGKIIGGGPMMGRTMITDDVPMMKGSSGILLIPRAEAMRKPMRDCIRCAKCVDVCPMGLEPYLLMNLAVHKTWDEAEEHYIVDCIECGSCSYTCPSYRPLLDYIRMGKGTVMGIIRSRKK